The following proteins are encoded in a genomic region of Archaeoglobaceae archaeon:
- a CDS encoding MarR family transcriptional regulator, whose translation MRIFLVLLTLILVSSTACADTIYGKVYRWDTLEPVKAVVSIRNGIEQRIVAEDGTYNFEVEPGNYTIIARSGNLFAIENVTVKGKVLFDIILFPEIEIVEPPEIPQVAEMNEEDYSLIAIVLSLVGIIFIYALKRKYFKKSETKETIEVLPEDLKAVLELIKAEGGRMTQKELRKRLGYSEAKISLILADLERRGLIEKVKKGRGNIIFLKTP comes from the coding sequence TTGAGAATATTTTTAGTTCTTTTGACTCTAATTTTAGTCTCATCGACCGCTTGTGCGGACACTATATACGGTAAAGTATACCGATGGGACACTCTTGAGCCAGTGAAGGCAGTGGTTAGCATAAGGAACGGGATTGAGCAGAGAATAGTTGCTGAAGACGGAACTTACAACTTTGAGGTCGAGCCCGGAAATTACACGATAATTGCGAGAAGTGGAAATCTTTTTGCGATTGAGAACGTTACTGTAAAGGGCAAAGTTCTATTTGACATTATCCTTTTTCCGGAAATAGAGATAGTTGAGCCACCTGAGATCCCACAAGTAGCAGAGATGAATGAAGAGGACTACAGTCTGATTGCAATAGTCCTTAGTTTGGTGGGCATAATTTTTATTTACGCTTTGAAAAGAAAGTATTTTAAAAAATCAGAAACAAAAGAAACAATTGAAGTCCTTCCCGAGGATTTGAAGGCTGTTTTGGAGTTAATAAAGGCTGAAGGGGGAAGAATGACTCAAAAAGAACTTAGAAAAAGACTTGGATATAGCGAGGCAAAGATAAGCTTAATACTGGCGGACTTGGAAAGAAGAGGGCTGATCGAGAAGGTAAAGAAGGGCAGAGGGAATATAATATTTCTTAAAACTCCTTAA
- a CDS encoding winged helix-turn-helix transcriptional regulator produces MILINKKDVTRLLILSELLLNPECNQRDIAKKLNLTPQAISEHFKELVAENLVRVVHRGYYELTEKGEEWLSKNLLDLHVFSEELLKKVYSKSIVTIAVGSVKEGETVKYWFEDGFIFAKKDPNGNGVALTSAEDGEDLLIKPTGIFEAPQKGEIIIVKVPSVGEGGSRKIQLESFKELVRSKRKDIVVAMGIEALIACRKIGIEPIFFGAKDVCIEASHHGCGVIAVCAEDRINDLLRSLIEEGLKFEIKEF; encoded by the coding sequence ATGATACTCATAAACAAAAAAGATGTTACTCGTCTCCTGATTCTCTCCGAGTTGCTCCTCAATCCAGAGTGCAATCAGAGAGACATTGCAAAAAAGCTTAATTTAACACCTCAGGCCATTTCGGAGCACTTTAAAGAACTCGTAGCTGAAAATCTCGTGAGAGTCGTTCATAGGGGATACTACGAACTAACAGAAAAGGGCGAGGAATGGCTATCCAAAAACCTGCTGGATCTTCATGTTTTCAGTGAAGAGTTGCTTAAGAAAGTTTATTCGAAGAGTATTGTTACGATAGCAGTCGGAAGTGTAAAAGAAGGTGAAACAGTAAAATACTGGTTTGAAGATGGGTTCATATTTGCAAAAAAAGATCCAAACGGAAATGGCGTTGCACTAACTTCTGCGGAAGATGGGGAAGACCTTTTAATCAAGCCAACAGGTATATTTGAAGCCCCGCAAAAAGGAGAAATAATAATTGTAAAGGTTCCAAGCGTCGGAGAAGGTGGAAGCAGAAAAATTCAATTGGAGAGCTTTAAAGAACTCGTAAGAAGTAAAAGAAAGGATATAGTTGTTGCTATGGGTATAGAAGCTCTCATTGCCTGCAGAAAAATCGGAATAGAACCGATTTTCTTTGGTGCAAAGGACGTGTGTATCGAGGCTTCACACCATGGCTGTGGTGTCATCGCGGTGTGTGCAGAGGACAGGATAAACGATTTGCTCAGAAGTCTAATCGAAGAAGGGTTAAAATTCGAGATTAAGGAGTTTTAA
- a CDS encoding PQQ-binding-like beta-propeller repeat protein → MRILIFLTLLAIGTATADIIPSICWKTELTGLVGATPSYDNGSIYVANWYGWGQWNPGLYKLNASTGQIEWRNENISGAGRALVIEDTVIIGNLSGHLFFVNATTGIIEKSLLLETQPSWYGIASSPVFYNGTIYVHTFSNSTIWALKPDGSIKWKFSANVEGSPYASPFARDGKILFSAENKIFCLNENGEQLWNFTAESKITNSPVATDENIFFATQNYLYALDLGGNLLWKTNWNGSLSNAMLLDSKVCIGGKNGFACFNSTNGEKLWFFETDKVDSTPVAQNGRIYFATNVQQGTIYALNAIDGKLLWFYRLIPPEGSYYNIMSSPIIAEGKLFIGSDSGFVYCFNSSGIIELNVTLYPGNYTEKIGEKIYEVSKTSGLGALHFASLGSKSNDAYIGFSYELDDSWYQSSGSFFVSSIMGLMELWWTYYLNDESPWAGLNQIELSNGDRLYLLYGTGFETPENATTMIKINVAVKSAGIKDISASNGARGGNITAFVNVSTEEGWFVLVLSGLGNGDSIAGVSTFYAKGDLRVPVLVAIPQQVKTGIYRLYAGIYKFEDYPEKLITWFGPVEVEVR, encoded by the coding sequence ATGAGGATCTTGATCTTTCTGACTCTGCTGGCAATCGGAACCGCAACCGCAGACATAATTCCATCAATTTGCTGGAAAACCGAGCTCACAGGGCTTGTTGGAGCTACTCCGAGTTACGATAACGGTAGCATTTACGTTGCAAACTGGTATGGGTGGGGACAGTGGAATCCGGGACTTTACAAGCTGAATGCAAGCACTGGACAAATCGAGTGGAGAAACGAGAACATAAGCGGTGCGGGAAGAGCATTGGTAATTGAAGATACCGTAATCATCGGCAATCTCTCGGGGCATCTATTCTTTGTTAACGCAACCACTGGAATAATAGAGAAATCGCTTTTGCTCGAAACTCAGCCATCTTGGTATGGCATCGCTTCCTCGCCAGTCTTTTACAATGGCACGATTTATGTTCATACCTTTTCGAATTCAACGATCTGGGCTTTAAAGCCTGACGGAAGCATTAAATGGAAATTTTCAGCAAACGTTGAAGGCAGTCCTTATGCAAGTCCATTCGCACGCGACGGAAAGATTCTATTCTCAGCAGAAAATAAAATATTTTGTTTGAACGAAAACGGCGAACAGCTCTGGAACTTCACAGCGGAATCCAAGATCACGAATTCACCAGTTGCAACAGACGAAAATATCTTCTTTGCAACACAAAACTATCTCTACGCCCTTGATCTTGGCGGGAATTTGCTCTGGAAAACCAACTGGAACGGAAGTCTTTCAAATGCGATGCTTTTGGACTCAAAAGTTTGTATTGGTGGAAAGAATGGATTTGCATGTTTTAATTCAACAAATGGGGAAAAATTATGGTTTTTTGAGACAGATAAGGTTGATTCCACCCCCGTTGCGCAGAATGGAAGGATATACTTTGCAACAAATGTTCAGCAAGGAACAATCTATGCCCTCAATGCGATCGATGGAAAACTTCTATGGTTCTACCGTCTCATTCCGCCAGAAGGTAGCTACTACAACATAATGTCCTCGCCAATAATCGCTGAAGGAAAATTGTTCATCGGCTCCGATTCTGGTTTCGTTTACTGCTTCAATTCAAGCGGAATCATCGAACTAAACGTTACTCTCTACCCAGGAAATTACACAGAAAAGATTGGTGAAAAAATTTACGAAGTTAGCAAAACCTCAGGACTTGGAGCTCTGCACTTTGCAAGTCTCGGTTCGAAGTCCAACGACGCTTACATCGGTTTCAGCTACGAACTCGACGATAGCTGGTATCAAAGCTCTGGAAGCTTTTTCGTTTCCTCGATCATGGGTCTAATGGAACTCTGGTGGACTTACTACCTAAACGACGAAAGCCCCTGGGCTGGGCTTAATCAGATTGAGCTAAGCAATGGCGACAGACTTTATCTGCTCTACGGCACTGGATTTGAGACTCCAGAGAATGCAACTACGATGATAAAGATCAACGTTGCCGTGAAATCCGCTGGAATAAAGGATATTTCAGCCTCGAATGGGGCAAGAGGAGGGAATATAACCGCATTTGTTAACGTATCAACTGAAGAAGGCTGGTTCGTTCTTGTGCTGAGCGGACTTGGAAATGGAGATAGCATAGCTGGAGTTTCGACTTTCTACGCTAAGGGCGATCTTAGAGTTCCTGTGCTCGTGGCAATTCCGCAACAAGTCAAAACTGGAATCTACAGGCTTTATGCTGGAATATACAAGTTTGAAGACTATCCTGAAAAGCTCATAACATGGTTCGGACCCGTGGAGGTCGAAGTAAGATGA
- a CDS encoding DUF5371 family protein — MAKIVHAQTVLPEDVLEELKKKTGENATKDAIAKAVEHYLACPYTHQEPFEKKLEEVIKKKKQKE, encoded by the coding sequence ATGGCGAAAATAGTTCACGCTCAAACTGTATTGCCAGAAGATGTTCTTGAAGAGTTGAAGAAGAAAACAGGCGAAAATGCAACGAAAGATGCAATAGCCAAGGCTGTTGAACATTATTTGGCCTGCCCATACACTCATCAGGAGCCTTTTGAGAAAAAGCTCGAGGAAGTTATAAAGAAGAAGAAGCAGAAAGAGTGA
- a CDS encoding NAD(P)-dependent alcohol dehydrogenase produces the protein MKSARFYAPGDLRIEEISIPEIGVNDILVKVAGCGVCHSDLHIIQGELPLPRTPITLGHEVGGYVEKVGKCVEGVSEGDKVLIYGGWGCGNCNLCIKGEEQLCNVLGWLGIGADGGYAEYVRVPSKRYLVPLKNLDPANSAPLTDAGLTAYRAVKKACEGLPISETIVIIGVGGLGQFGVQFAKMRGYKVVAVDISSKKLEIAEKLGADLTLNPREGEFLSLVSEFTDGKNAGAVIDFVGTDETLNTAVNFLGKCGKLVIVGIGGGQVSLMWNPIFPSEVSYTTVYWGSISELREVVELAERGKIRFKVEKIEFGDLLQTFERMKRGELEHRAVLCPD, from the coding sequence TTGAAGTCTGCAAGATTTTACGCTCCGGGGGATCTGAGAATAGAAGAAATTTCAATTCCAGAAATTGGTGTAAACGACATCCTCGTAAAGGTTGCTGGTTGCGGAGTTTGCCATTCGGATTTGCACATAATTCAGGGAGAACTACCATTGCCGAGAACACCGATAACGCTCGGTCATGAGGTGGGCGGTTATGTTGAGAAGGTTGGCAAATGTGTAGAAGGTGTCAGTGAGGGTGATAAGGTCTTGATTTACGGTGGATGGGGATGTGGAAATTGCAATCTTTGCATAAAAGGGGAAGAACAGCTTTGCAACGTTCTCGGCTGGCTTGGAATTGGTGCGGACGGAGGCTATGCGGAATACGTAAGAGTTCCTTCGAAGCGTTATTTGGTGCCTTTGAAGAATCTCGATCCGGCAAATTCCGCCCCGCTAACTGATGCTGGTTTGACAGCTTATAGAGCAGTGAAAAAAGCCTGCGAAGGACTGCCAATTTCTGAAACAATTGTAATCATTGGAGTAGGTGGTCTGGGTCAATTCGGAGTTCAATTTGCCAAGATGCGGGGATACAAAGTTGTTGCAGTGGACATATCAAGCAAAAAGCTCGAAATCGCGGAGAAACTTGGAGCGGATTTGACCCTGAATCCAAGAGAAGGTGAATTTTTAAGTTTGGTCAGCGAATTTACAGATGGTAAGAATGCGGGAGCAGTAATAGATTTCGTGGGAACAGATGAAACGCTTAATACTGCTGTCAATTTCTTGGGCAAGTGTGGAAAGCTTGTCATCGTTGGTATAGGTGGAGGTCAAGTATCTTTAATGTGGAATCCGATTTTTCCCTCGGAAGTGAGCTACACTACAGTCTATTGGGGGAGCATATCGGAGTTAAGAGAAGTCGTTGAGCTTGCTGAGAGGGGAAAAATAAGGTTTAAGGTTGAAAAAATTGAGTTTGGTGATCTTTTGCAAACTTTTGAGAGAATGAAGAGAGGTGAGCTTGAGCATAGGGCGGTTTTGTGCCCGGATTAG
- a CDS encoding NAD+ synthase has translation MDWNRIAERIQDFIAKQVESANASGVVLGLSGGIDSAVVAFLSVRALGKERVFATITPEKGITAEEDVKDAIEIANLLGIEFKVIEIGDLVKIFLEKLGKTNINAEINLKPRIRMLINYYYANSLNRLVVGTGNKSEISVGYFTKYGDGGVDFQPIGDLYKTEIFEFARFLGVPEKIIRKKPTAGLWVGQTDEGEIGMSYAELDEILKQIEKGIRRDDEKFKRVLRMVEKSSHKRTMPPIAKVRDLI, from the coding sequence ATGGATTGGAATCGAATAGCAGAGAGAATCCAAGATTTTATCGCAAAGCAAGTAGAATCTGCAAATGCCAGTGGCGTCGTTCTCGGGCTTAGCGGTGGTATCGACAGCGCGGTTGTTGCATTTCTCTCTGTAAGGGCACTTGGAAAAGAAAGAGTTTTTGCAACCATCACGCCCGAAAAAGGAATTACTGCGGAGGAAGATGTTAAAGATGCGATTGAGATTGCAAATTTGCTTGGAATTGAGTTTAAGGTTATTGAGATCGGTGATCTTGTTAAGATATTCCTTGAAAAGCTTGGAAAAACCAATATAAATGCAGAAATAAACCTGAAGCCGAGGATCAGAATGCTCATAAACTATTACTACGCAAACAGCCTCAACAGGCTTGTTGTAGGAACTGGAAACAAGTCCGAGATCTCAGTCGGATACTTCACAAAATACGGTGATGGTGGTGTTGACTTTCAACCAATCGGCGATCTTTACAAGACCGAGATATTTGAGTTTGCAAGGTTTCTTGGAGTGCCAGAGAAAATAATAAGAAAGAAACCCACTGCTGGCTTATGGGTGGGTCAGACTGACGAAGGAGAGATCGGAATGAGCTACGCAGAGCTTGATGAGATCCTCAAACAGATTGAAAAAGGAATCAGAAGAGATGACGAGAAGTTCAAGAGAGTTCTTAGAATGGTTGAAAAATCGAGTCATAAGAGGACTATGCCTCCAATAGCAAAGGTGAGGGATCTGATTTGA